In Rhodopirellula bahusiensis, the genomic stretch TCGTGACAGGATCTACTACGTGGGCGTCCGGTTTCTCTGAATTGGGTTCCGAGCCCGTCGCACCGTGAACATGGCCGCGTCGAATTCCACCGCCCGCCAACAGGGTGCTGAAGCCGTGGATCCAGTGGTCACGTCCGCCGGCCGGATTGATCTGCGGCGTCCGTCCAAATTCACCGCCGCAAACGACCAGCGTTGACTCCAACAGACCTCGTTCTTCCAGTCGCTTTAAAAGGGCAGCAATCCCATCATCCAAAGTCCCCGCGGCACTCGATTGCAGACTGTGATTGTTGATGTGGCTGTCCCATCCGCTGAGTGTCACCTCCACGCACCGCACGCCCACCTCCACCAAACGCGACGCTGCCAAGCAACTTCGCCCAAAAGCGTGATCGCCAAAAGCATCCAACTCAGCCTGTGACTCTTCCTTGACATCGAACGCGCTCAGTTGATCGCTCGACATCATCTTGCGTGCCGCCTGAGTGCCCGCCAAATGCAACGTTCGGTTCTCTTGCAGGTTCCGGATACGACCTCGAGTGAATTGCGGCTCCAACACATTGTTCAAGGCATCCAAACGACGCTGGTAGCGTGACTCGTCAACACGCGGGCGGACGTCCGGAACCGGCTCGGATGGGTCACCTGTTTTGAACGCATCGAACTGAGGCCCGAGATAGCCACCCGTCGCGGCGTTGCGACCCGCCAAGATTGAGATGTGGCGGGGAATATCAGCTCCAGCGTCGTCGGCGTGGCAAAGAATGCTGCCGATGGATGGATGCTCCAGCGTTGGATCCGGTCGATAGCCCGACTTCATCGCATAGATCGCTCGCTCGTGATCGCCTTCTTTCCCGATCACACTTCGAACCAACGAACACAAATGCATTTGCTCCGCCAGTCGCGGCATCGTGTCAGCGATGCGGAGGTTCTTCAGCGTCGTGGCAACATCACCGACATCGCCTCCGAACTTGGTTCCCGGATGCGGATCGAATGTTTCCAATTGACTCGGGCCACCCTCCATCCACAACAAGATCACACTCTTTGGCGGTATCCCCGAATCGGCCTGTTGCTCCGCCGCCAAAGTCAGTCGGCGAGCCAGCGACGACATCATCAATGCTGACCCAGCGCCCAACAAACGTCGTCGGGAAAGGTGAACCTGAGCACTGCACAGATTGCTTTGCCAGCCAGCGTTGCTGGGCCGGCCAGCATCATTCAACCCAGCGCGATCGTGAAATGAGATGCTCATGAAAGACTCCAGTTGATTTCAAACAAGGCTCAGGCCTCAATGGTTCCAGGCAAACTCACTGCTGTTAAGCAAAGCCCACGTCAGGTCCGTGATCTCTTGTTTGCGTGATGTCGGCGGGTCATTTTTTTCGCGACTCTCACGCGTGAGACGTTCCGCGAAGTGCGCCAACTCACGCTCGCTCGGTTCCCGGTTCAAGACCGTCAAATACGAAGTCCGAACCACATCTTCATCGTCTCTCGCGAACATTTCGATGTGCGACGAAGCATTCAAAATGGGATTGGGACCTGCCGTTTCGCTGATCAGTTTCCCGTTCAGCATCACCAATCGTTGAGTGATCGTGACTGGTTGCTGAGTGAACTCGTCTTCGCCTAAATCTCCGTATCGTTTCAGGAAATCAGTCAGGCTTCCAAATTGTTGCAATTGAACCAAGAACGATGAATCACGATTGATCGTTTTGATCCTGCCCGACTGAATCGCCGCACCGGCAACCTGCTCGCTTCGCAAGTGAGTCACCGGGAACACCGCCATCGCCAATTCGTGCTGTTCCGTCACGTCGAAGTCTGCACGGCTGCTCACGCGAAAAGCGGGTGAATCAGTGATGCATCGAATCAGTTTCCGAACGTTGAAATCACTTTCGATGAACGCCTCGGTCAGTGTCTCGATCATTGGCGAAGGAGGCGAATCCAACGGCAGGTTGTCGACTTCACCGACCTGGAATCCGTGGTCCGTTTCGATTGCGGGTGGCTGTCCAAACAGCAACGTCCACACACGAGTCACCGCCGCCCGAGCGGCCGGCTTGTTTTCGCGATGCGTCAACCAATACGCCAATCGTTCCCGATCGCTCAAATACTTGGGCAACTCACTGGACTCCGGCGCATCCTTTGGTTGCTCGACCACATGTTCTGCAGACGCTTCGGACGCATCTCCCTGCTCCGCCGCATCGTCCTTCTCATCGGTTTGCTCGCGTTGCTTCTCCGGTCGCGGCGGCAACAAATCGCGAAGGAACGGAACGTTGGGCTCAACCGGCACCGTTTCGTCCTCATACAAGTATTGATACTCGTAGTCGGCACGTTTGTCTTTCAATCCCTGAACACCTTCGCTGGTCGCTGCGGTGAAGAAAGCCGCGAGCGAATGAAAGTCCTCTTGGCTACCTTCGCGAAGAAGCCAACTCCCATCTGCCGTGTCCGCCGCGGAGTTCACTGTTTCGTCATCAGTTCCGCACGCCATGATCCAAGATGCGTCACCCAGCGAAACATTTCCGAGGAAGTCATCATGGCACTGCAGGCAATCAATTCGCACGCCCAAGAAAGCACGCGTGGTCCGGGCCGCCAGTCGAATTGGATCGGGAGCGTTCTCCCCACTATCAAACGTGACGGTGTGGAAGTTGACTTCGGGTCGGTCGGTCCAAACACCTTCGGCCGTGATCAGCATTCGGACCAACTCGTCGTAGCGAGTGTTCTTGGCGTATTGCTCCGCTAACCAAGTGCGGAAACGTCGTCCACGATAGAAGATGAACGGCCCCTCATCGGCACCGACCAAGTAGCGGGCCGTGCGTTCGGCCCAGTAGTGATGAAACCGATCGCTATTGAGCAGTCGTTCACGATGCGTCTCGACTCGATCGGCTTCGGGCAATCGCTGCAGCGAGCGCATCTCTTCGAGCGACAATCCGGTACCCACCAATGCCAGCGACAAACGACGACAAACGGTCATCCAGTCAGCCATCGGAGCCGAGTCCAAGTCGCGAGAATCCAACTCGGCACGCCACTGCTCCTCCAACTTCTTCGCGACCAACGCGAGTCCGGCATCGCCCTTTCGCGAATTTGGTTGGCTTGATGATTCTTGCTGCGACGACCGCAGGCTGACTGGTTCGATCGATGCCCCCGCGACGTTGTCCAAAACGATCCCGTCCGGACCGGCCCCGTTGCCGATTGAATCATCTCGTTTAGCCACTTCGTTCGGACCGACGCGGCTCTCGTCAAAGATTGCTGAAGGATCAGGACTCAAACCTGAGCACAGAAACCCAAACGTCATCAGCGCCAAGACCAGCAACAATCCCCAGCGGCCCACGGACGCGAGTGCGCGTTTCCAGCCCGGAACGAGTTCAGCGTCGACAACCGGTGGGGAAACCAACTCGGCCGTTACGAGCGAACTTTCCGCGAACGAGTC encodes the following:
- a CDS encoding DUF1501 domain-containing protein, with amino-acid sequence MSISFHDRAGLNDAGRPSNAGWQSNLCSAQVHLSRRRLLGAGSALMMSSLARRLTLAAEQQADSGIPPKSVILLWMEGGPSQLETFDPHPGTKFGGDVGDVATTLKNLRIADTMPRLAEQMHLCSLVRSVIGKEGDHERAIYAMKSGYRPDPTLEHPSIGSILCHADDAGADIPRHISILAGRNAATGGYLGPQFDAFKTGDPSEPVPDVRPRVDESRYQRRLDALNNVLEPQFTRGRIRNLQENRTLHLAGTQAARKMMSSDQLSAFDVKEESQAELDAFGDHAFGRSCLAASRLVEVGVRCVEVTLSGWDSHINNHSLQSSAAGTLDDGIAALLKRLEERGLLESTLVVCGGEFGRTPQINPAGGRDHWIHGFSTLLAGGGIRRGHVHGATGSEPNSEKPDAHVVDPVTIPDLHATILSTLGLDPTEELDTPIGRPMKRSEGEVIESVLGLV
- a CDS encoding DUF1549 domain-containing protein; protein product: MPPIEPTIDPSDESPDSFAESSLVTAELVSPPVVDAELVPGWKRALASVGRWGLLLVLALMTFGFLCSGLSPDPSAIFDESRVGPNEVAKRDDSIGNGAGPDGIVLDNVAGASIEPVSLRSSQQESSSQPNSRKGDAGLALVAKKLEEQWRAELDSRDLDSAPMADWMTVCRRLSLALVGTGLSLEEMRSLQRLPEADRVETHRERLLNSDRFHHYWAERTARYLVGADEGPFIFYRGRRFRTWLAEQYAKNTRYDELVRMLITAEGVWTDRPEVNFHTVTFDSGENAPDPIRLAARTTRAFLGVRIDCLQCHDDFLGNVSLGDASWIMACGTDDETVNSAADTADGSWLLREGSQEDFHSLAAFFTAATSEGVQGLKDKRADYEYQYLYEDETVPVEPNVPFLRDLLPPRPEKQREQTDEKDDAAEQGDASEASAEHVVEQPKDAPESSELPKYLSDRERLAYWLTHRENKPAARAAVTRVWTLLFGQPPAIETDHGFQVGEVDNLPLDSPPSPMIETLTEAFIESDFNVRKLIRCITDSPAFRVSSRADFDVTEQHELAMAVFPVTHLRSEQVAGAAIQSGRIKTINRDSSFLVQLQQFGSLTDFLKRYGDLGEDEFTQQPVTITQRLVMLNGKLISETAGPNPILNASSHIEMFARDDEDVVRTSYLTVLNREPSERELAHFAERLTRESREKNDPPTSRKQEITDLTWALLNSSEFAWNH